A single genomic interval of Eleutherodactylus coqui strain aEleCoq1 chromosome 3, aEleCoq1.hap1, whole genome shotgun sequence harbors:
- the MRPS14 gene encoding small ribosomal subunit protein uS14m, which translates to MATSMLGSALRSARQLLSFSPVTCSNQVRSYYVNWRMWRDVKRRKMAYEYADERLRINALRKNTILPKELQEAADKEIAALPVDSCPVRIRNRCVLTSRPRGVKRKWRLSRIVFRHLADHSIMSGVQRAMW; encoded by the exons ATGGCGACGTCCATGCTGGGCTCCGCGCTGCGCAGCGCCCGGCAG TTGCTCTCTTTCTCCCCGGTGACATGCTCCAACCAAGTGAGAAGTTATTATGTGAACTGGAGAATGTGGCGAGAcgtgaagaggaggaagatggcTTACGAATACGCGGATGAGAGGCTGAGAATCAATGCATTGCGGAAAAATACCATCCTCCCTAAGGAACTTCAG GAAGCAGCAGACAAGGAGATTGCAGCGCTGCCGGTAGATAGCTGTCCAGTTCGGATCCGGAACAGATGCGTTCTCACCTCCCGACCACGGGGTGTGAAGAGGAAATGGCGCCTTAGTAGAATAGTTTTCCGCCATCTTGCAGATCACAGTATTATGTCTGGAGTCCAGAGAGCCATGTGGTAA